The following are encoded in a window of Lichenicola cladoniae genomic DNA:
- the adh gene encoding aldehyde dehydrogenase, protein MVEKTLAQLAKEIAIRPHYDNFIGGTWVPATRGQTFDNISPIDGRVICSVARSTKEDVELALDAAHKARDAWGETSPMDRARVLLRIADRMEERLDLLALVETIDNGKPIRETTAADLPLAIDHFRYFAGCLRAQEGALSEIDRDTVAYHFHEPLGVVAQIIPWNFPLLMAVWKLAPALAAGNCVVLKPAEQTPMSIMVWADLIGDLLPPGVLNIINGFGVEAGKPLAQSPRIAKVAFTGETTTGRLIMQYASENIIPVTLELGGKSPNIFFADVMAEDDDFLDKTLEGFSMFALNQGEVCTCPSRALVHESIYDRFMEKAIARVAKIKMGNPLEMSTMIGAQASNDQLQKILSYIDIGRQEGAKTLIGGERADLGPDLAEGFYMQPTVLEGHNRMRVFQEEIFGPVLSVTSFRDDEEALALANDTLYGLGSGVWTRDGTRAYRFGRAIKAGRVWTNCYHLYPAHAAFGGYKQSGIGRETHKMMLDHYQQTKNMLVSYSPKALGFF, encoded by the coding sequence ATGGTTGAGAAAACGCTTGCCCAGCTCGCCAAGGAAATCGCGATCCGGCCGCACTACGACAACTTCATCGGCGGCACCTGGGTCCCGGCGACCCGCGGCCAGACCTTCGACAATATCTCGCCGATCGACGGGCGGGTGATCTGCAGCGTCGCCCGCTCGACCAAGGAAGACGTCGAACTGGCACTGGATGCCGCCCACAAGGCACGCGACGCCTGGGGCGAGACCTCGCCGATGGATCGTGCCCGCGTGCTGCTGCGCATCGCCGACCGCATGGAGGAGAGGCTCGACCTGCTCGCCCTGGTCGAGACCATCGATAACGGCAAGCCGATCCGTGAGACCACGGCGGCCGACCTTCCGCTGGCAATCGATCATTTCCGATATTTCGCCGGCTGCCTGCGCGCGCAGGAAGGGGCATTGTCCGAAATCGACCGCGACACCGTCGCCTACCATTTCCATGAGCCGCTCGGCGTCGTCGCCCAGATCATCCCCTGGAACTTCCCGCTGCTGATGGCCGTGTGGAAGCTCGCCCCGGCACTCGCCGCCGGCAACTGCGTCGTGCTGAAGCCGGCCGAGCAGACGCCGATGTCGATCATGGTGTGGGCCGACCTGATCGGCGACCTGCTGCCGCCCGGCGTGCTCAACATCATCAACGGGTTCGGGGTCGAGGCCGGCAAGCCGCTGGCGCAGAGCCCGCGCATCGCCAAGGTTGCGTTCACCGGCGAGACCACCACCGGCCGGCTGATCATGCAGTACGCGTCGGAAAACATCATCCCCGTCACGCTCGAGCTCGGCGGCAAGTCGCCCAACATATTCTTCGCCGACGTGATGGCAGAGGACGACGATTTCCTCGACAAGACCCTCGAAGGGTTCTCGATGTTCGCCCTCAACCAGGGCGAGGTGTGTACCTGCCCATCGCGGGCGCTGGTGCATGAAAGCATCTACGACCGCTTCATGGAGAAGGCGATCGCCCGTGTCGCGAAAATCAAGATGGGCAATCCTCTCGAGATGTCCACGATGATCGGTGCGCAGGCCTCGAACGACCAGCTGCAGAAGATCCTGTCCTACATCGATATCGGCCGTCAGGAAGGTGCGAAAACCCTGATCGGCGGCGAGCGTGCCGATCTCGGTCCGGACCTCGCCGAGGGGTTCTACATGCAGCCGACCGTGCTCGAAGGGCACAACCGGATGCGCGTGTTCCAGGAAGAGATCTTCGGGCCGGTGCTGTCGGTCACCAGCTTCCGCGATGACGAGGAAGCACTGGCACTCGCCAATGACACGCTGTACGGCCTCGGCTCCGGCGTCTGGACCCGCGACGGTACCCGCGCCTATCGCTTCGGCCGCGCCATCAAGGCTGGGCGCGTATGGACCAACTGCTACCATCTTTATCCGGCGCACGCGGCGTTCGGCGGCTACAAGCAGTCCGGTATCGGTCGCGAGACCCACAAGATGATGCTCGACCACTACCAGCAGACGAAAAACATGCTGGTGAGTTACAGCCCCAAAGCCCTCGGCTTCTTCTGA
- the rbsK gene encoding ribokinase: MSARIGVIGSNMVDLVTTIDRMPRIGETLEAPHFEMGAGGKGANQAAAAAKLGADVLMVSRVGDDLFGGNTIANFHALGIDSTHVRAVPGVSSGVAPIFVDARGDNSILIVKGANDHLLPADIDQAAADLLGCDLILLQLEIPLDSVYHAIDWARANGKRVLLNPAPATTALSLDRIAGVDFFMPNQTELSILTGLPADDRHQAEIAARLLLQRGMGTIIVTLGAEGALLVTRDETRHILPVRVQVRDTSGAGDAFIGAFAAHYVVHHDLHAALDQAVRYAAHSVTRAGTQKAFATGAEFNEFNLEQRRS, translated from the coding sequence ATGAGCGCACGCATCGGCGTCATCGGCAGCAACATGGTCGACCTAGTCACTACGATCGACCGCATGCCGCGCATCGGCGAGACGCTGGAGGCGCCGCATTTCGAGATGGGCGCCGGCGGCAAGGGCGCCAACCAGGCAGCCGCCGCCGCCAAGCTAGGTGCCGACGTGCTGATGGTGAGCCGTGTTGGCGACGATCTGTTCGGCGGCAACACGATCGCCAACTTCCACGCACTTGGCATCGACAGCACCCACGTGCGTGCGGTGCCGGGCGTATCCAGCGGCGTGGCGCCGATCTTTGTCGACGCACGCGGCGACAACAGCATCCTGATCGTCAAGGGTGCCAACGACCATCTCCTGCCGGCCGACATCGACCAGGCCGCCGCCGACCTGCTCGGCTGCGACCTGATCCTGCTGCAGCTCGAGATCCCGCTCGACAGCGTCTATCACGCGATCGACTGGGCGCGGGCGAACGGCAAGCGGGTGCTGCTGAACCCGGCGCCGGCCACCACCGCGCTGTCGCTCGACCGTATTGCCGGCGTCGATTTCTTCATGCCGAACCAGACCGAGTTGTCGATCCTGACAGGTCTGCCCGCCGACGATCGCCACCAGGCCGAGATCGCCGCCCGTCTTCTGCTGCAGCGCGGCATGGGCACCATCATCGTGACACTCGGTGCCGAAGGCGCATTGCTGGTCACACGCGACGAGACCCGGCACATCCTGCCGGTCCGGGTGCAGGTGCGCGATACCAGCGGTGCCGGCGATGCGTTCATCGGGGCGTTCGCGGCACATTATGTCGTTCACCACGACCTTCATGCCGCACTGGACCAGGCGGTCCGATACGCCGCCCATTCGGTGACCCGCGCCGGGACCCAGAAGGCATTCGCGACCGGTGCCGAATTTAATGAATTCAACCTGGAACAGCGCCGGTCATAA
- a CDS encoding aldose 1-epimerase family protein: protein MRILATIPLHRDGLSSMDRPVIQAGGLSAALFRYESGIEALRLRNERGELVVLPWFGQMIWDATFDGVDLAMRSGFDMPLPSDTIGGTYGCFAFHSGLLRNGVPAAGDDHAAHGEFPCARMRSAWLELLEQDGRLSLRLTSERDHVMGFGPHYRARPSITLAEGSALFDLALSVDNRSGRPMELMYMAHVNFAFVPGGRIVQPVPFTPEAVVVRRAIPGHVQPTDAYRALIDTLASAPDRMQVLDEPDRYDPEQVFYIKGLNTDEAGCTSLMLQRPDGDAFALTYAPAEFPHCVRWLLDDPDQGVAAFALPSTCEPEGYTAEKRKGNVRLVPPGGQTHFSLTLGHLDRGEAGHMAQRIAALNTPGGQGS, encoded by the coding sequence ATGCGCATCCTCGCCACCATCCCGCTGCATCGCGACGGCCTCTCGTCGATGGACCGCCCGGTGATCCAGGCGGGCGGCCTGTCCGCCGCGCTGTTCCGCTACGAGAGCGGCATCGAGGCCCTGCGGCTGCGCAACGAACGCGGCGAGCTGGTGGTCCTGCCCTGGTTCGGCCAGATGATCTGGGACGCGACGTTCGACGGCGTCGACCTCGCCATGCGCAGCGGCTTCGACATGCCGCTGCCGTCGGACACCATCGGCGGCACCTATGGATGCTTCGCCTTCCATAGCGGCCTGCTTCGCAACGGCGTTCCGGCGGCCGGCGACGATCATGCGGCACATGGCGAGTTTCCCTGCGCCCGCATGCGCAGCGCCTGGCTCGAACTGCTGGAACAGGATGGGAGGCTGTCTTTGCGGCTGACCAGCGAGCGCGACCACGTTATGGGCTTCGGTCCGCACTACCGGGCGCGCCCCAGCATCACCCTGGCCGAGGGTTCGGCGCTGTTCGATCTGGCGCTGTCGGTCGACAACCGCTCCGGCCGGCCGATGGAGCTGATGTACATGGCGCACGTCAACTTCGCCTTCGTGCCGGGCGGCCGGATCGTCCAGCCGGTGCCGTTCACGCCCGAAGCGGTCGTCGTGCGGCGCGCGATCCCGGGGCATGTGCAGCCGACCGACGCCTATCGCGCCCTGATCGACACCCTGGCCTCGGCACCGGACCGCATGCAGGTTCTGGACGAGCCGGACCGCTACGATCCCGAGCAGGTATTCTACATCAAGGGCCTGAACACCGACGAAGCGGGCTGCACGTCGCTGATGCTGCAGCGCCCGGATGGCGACGCCTTCGCGCTCACCTATGCCCCGGCCGAGTTTCCGCATTGCGTGCGCTGGCTCCTCGACGATCCGGACCAGGGTGTCGCCGCGTTCGCCCTGCCCTCCACCTGCGAGCCGGAGGGCTACACCGCGGAAAAACGCAAGGGCAACGTCCGGCTGGTGCCGCCGGGTGGCCAGACACACTTCTCGCTGACCCTCGGCCATCTCGACCGCGGCGAAGCCGGGCACATGGCGCAGCGTATCGCCGCGCTGAACACCCCAGGCGGACAGGGTTCATGA
- a CDS encoding ABC transporter permease, producing the protein MNRLSRRIRGLDPALLQLVALTVVIFGAMAVLNPQKFLRPYVFESITYVAPELGLLSIAMMLAMLTGGIDLSVIGIANLSGIVAGLFFHAYGGAHGPGLMHMGVGPVLAGIGMALGVGLVAGAINGLLVSRARITPILATIGSGQIFTGIALVLTGGPAIVGFPAAWGAIGNGRLFGVAAPLLVFLAVAALVMVLLTRTSFGIALKLIGTNMRAATFAGLRTSRTVFFSYMLSGVLASIAGIILSGRTNAAKSDYGVSYLLEAVLIAVLGGTNPAGGRGSVPGIILALLALMLLSSGLQLMRFSNFLVDFIWGAFLLLSIALNALRTRR; encoded by the coding sequence ATGAACCGCCTTTCCCGTCGCATCAGGGGCCTCGACCCGGCCCTGCTGCAACTCGTGGCGCTGACGGTGGTGATCTTCGGCGCCATGGCGGTACTCAATCCGCAGAAGTTCCTGCGCCCGTATGTGTTCGAATCGATCACCTACGTCGCGCCGGAACTCGGCCTGCTGTCGATCGCGATGATGCTGGCTATGCTGACCGGCGGCATCGACCTCTCGGTCATCGGCATCGCCAACCTGTCCGGGATCGTCGCCGGCCTGTTCTTCCACGCCTATGGCGGAGCGCACGGGCCGGGGCTGATGCATATGGGCGTCGGCCCGGTGCTGGCCGGCATCGGCATGGCACTCGGGGTCGGACTGGTCGCCGGGGCGATCAATGGCCTCCTGGTATCGCGGGCCCGGATCACCCCGATCCTGGCGACGATCGGGTCCGGCCAGATCTTCACCGGCATCGCCCTGGTGCTGACCGGCGGTCCGGCGATCGTCGGGTTTCCGGCCGCGTGGGGCGCGATCGGCAACGGGCGCCTGTTCGGCGTGGCGGCACCCTTGCTGGTGTTCCTGGCGGTGGCCGCCCTGGTGATGGTGTTGCTCACCCGCACCTCGTTCGGCATTGCCCTGAAGCTGATCGGCACGAACATGCGCGCCGCGACCTTTGCCGGCCTGCGCACCAGCCGCACGGTTTTCTTCTCCTATATGCTGAGCGGCGTGCTCGCCAGCATCGCCGGCATTATCCTGTCCGGCCGGACCAACGCCGCCAAGTCCGACTACGGCGTGTCCTACCTGCTCGAGGCGGTGCTGATCGCCGTGCTTGGCGGCACTAACCCGGCCGGCGGTCGCGGATCGGTGCCGGGCATCATCCTGGCACTGCTAGCGCTGATGCTGCTGTCATCCGGGCTGCAACTGATGCGGTTCAGCAACTTCCTGGTCGACTTCATCTGGGGCGCGTTCCTGCTGCTGTCGATCGCCCTCAACGCCTTGCGCACGAGGCGCTGA
- a CDS encoding ABC transporter permease: protein MSATIATPARTGTLRLLLRRPEMAVALLALVSMVVIGLINPAFWDAANLFSLLRANVITGILALGVMIVMLSGGIDVSFPAFAIAAMYLTIKAMIALPYDGVLLPFIAATAIGLTLGLVNAMFVHGLRMIPLIVTLGTGTAVRGFLLGAVSPSQINIDQMPPALIAFGRTQILHVSQAGGQPAGLSAMVLVYLALAFGVHMMLRYTLIGRSIYALGGGEEAARRAGFSVRGTTFFIYGLAGALAGFAGLLHGSMIWIANPHDMVGMEIDVIAAVVLGGVSIFGGRGSVVGTMLGVFTLVMLTNSLIIMHIDTTWQRIVVGLVVIVAAGATSWRDRRRGA from the coding sequence ATGAGCGCCACCATCGCGACACCCGCGCGCACCGGCACCCTGCGCCTCCTGCTGCGCCGGCCCGAGATGGCGGTCGCCCTGCTGGCACTGGTGTCGATGGTGGTCATCGGCCTGATCAACCCGGCATTCTGGGACGCGGCCAACCTGTTCAGCCTGCTGCGCGCCAACGTCATCACCGGCATCCTGGCGCTCGGCGTGATGATCGTGATGCTGTCCGGCGGGATCGACGTGTCGTTCCCGGCCTTCGCGATCGCCGCGATGTACCTGACCATCAAGGCGATGATCGCGCTGCCCTATGACGGGGTGCTGCTGCCCTTCATCGCGGCGACCGCGATCGGCCTGACGCTGGGCCTGGTGAACGCGATGTTCGTGCACGGGCTGCGCATGATCCCGCTGATCGTGACGCTCGGCACCGGCACCGCGGTGCGCGGCTTCCTGCTCGGCGCGGTCAGTCCCAGCCAGATCAACATCGACCAGATGCCGCCCGCGCTGATCGCCTTCGGCCGCACCCAGATCCTGCATGTGAGCCAGGCCGGCGGGCAGCCGGCCGGGCTGTCGGCGATGGTGCTGGTGTATCTCGCCCTGGCCTTCGGGGTGCACATGATGCTGCGCTACACGCTGATCGGCCGCAGCATCTACGCGCTCGGTGGCGGCGAGGAAGCGGCCCGGCGCGCCGGCTTCAGCGTGCGCGGCACCACCTTCTTCATCTATGGCCTGGCCGGCGCGCTGGCCGGGTTCGCCGGGCTGCTGCATGGCTCGATGATCTGGATCGCCAATCCGCACGACATGGTCGGGATGGAGATCGACGTGATCGCCGCGGTCGTGCTGGGCGGCGTGAGCATCTTCGGCGGCCGTGGCAGCGTGGTCGGTACCATGCTCGGCGTGTTCACCCTGGTCATGCTCACCAACAGCCTGATCATCATGCATATCGACACCACCTGGCAGCGCATCGTCGTGGGCCTCGTGGTGATCGTCGCGGCCGGTGCGACGTCCTGGCGCGACCGGAGGCGCGGCGCATGA
- a CDS encoding sugar ABC transporter ATP-binding protein, with amino-acid sequence MTVPLLELRDVAKHFAGVKALDGVSLSIGAGEIHCLAGENGSGKSTLIKVISGINAVDRGAILIDGADVGAMTPRQAIALGVQVIYQDFSLFGNLTVAENLSIGAELRNRRRIVNWRRMREHAEAAVQRLGVHLDLDATVDSLPVSGRQLVAIARALMADPRLLIMDEPTTALTGREVATLFGVVRDIQARGIAILFVSHKMREMLDISERLSVMRSGRVVANGPIADFDEVAITRAMTGTDIAEEPYLWEPPADSQVSPLLEVDGLTVPGELQDVSLRLMPGEIVGISGLLGSGRTELALALFGMRPRYRGTISLDGRPIRLDSVRSAINQHIAYVPEDRLTEGLFLPETIDRNIIASSLDVLSRFGLMRTRAASDAAARTIRDMTIATPTGDRPVMQLSGGNQQRVVIGRWLLQEPRLLILNGPTVGVDVGSKAGIHRTIRALARERGLGVLMISDDLPELVGNCNRILVMHRGRLVEELAGHEPPRLRERRLSERLKALT; translated from the coding sequence ATGACCGTTCCGCTTCTCGAACTGCGCGATGTCGCCAAGCACTTTGCTGGTGTGAAGGCGCTCGACGGCGTGTCGCTCAGCATCGGCGCCGGCGAGATCCATTGCCTGGCCGGCGAGAACGGGTCCGGAAAATCGACGTTGATCAAGGTGATCTCGGGCATCAACGCGGTCGATCGGGGTGCCATCCTGATCGACGGCGCCGATGTCGGCGCGATGACGCCGCGCCAGGCGATCGCGCTCGGGGTGCAGGTGATCTACCAGGATTTCTCGCTGTTCGGGAACCTGACGGTCGCCGAGAACCTGTCGATCGGCGCCGAGTTGCGCAACCGGCGGCGCATCGTTAACTGGCGCCGCATGCGCGAGCATGCCGAGGCGGCGGTGCAGCGGCTCGGCGTGCATCTTGATCTCGACGCAACCGTCGACAGCCTGCCGGTGTCGGGACGTCAGCTGGTTGCCATCGCGCGCGCACTGATGGCCGATCCGCGACTGCTGATCATGGACGAGCCGACCACGGCCCTGACCGGCCGCGAGGTCGCCACCCTGTTCGGCGTGGTTCGCGACATCCAGGCGCGCGGCATCGCGATCCTGTTCGTCAGCCACAAGATGCGCGAGATGCTCGACATCAGCGAGCGCCTGAGCGTGATGCGGTCCGGGCGGGTGGTCGCCAACGGCCCGATCGCCGATTTCGACGAGGTGGCGATCACCCGCGCCATGACCGGCACCGACATCGCCGAGGAACCGTATCTCTGGGAACCGCCGGCGGATTCGCAGGTGAGCCCGCTGCTCGAAGTCGACGGGTTAACCGTTCCCGGCGAACTGCAGGACGTGTCGCTGCGACTGATGCCGGGCGAGATCGTCGGCATCTCCGGCCTGCTCGGTTCCGGCCGTACCGAGCTCGCGCTGGCCTTGTTCGGCATGCGCCCTCGCTATCGTGGGACCATCAGCCTGGATGGAAGGCCGATCCGGCTCGACAGCGTGCGCAGTGCGATCAATCAGCACATCGCCTACGTCCCGGAAGATCGCCTCACCGAGGGCCTGTTCCTGCCGGAGACCATCGACCGCAACATCATCGCGAGTTCCCTCGACGTGCTGAGCCGGTTCGGCCTGATGCGCACCCGGGCCGCCAGCGACGCCGCCGCCCGCACGATCAGGGACATGACCATCGCCACGCCGACCGGCGACCGGCCGGTGATGCAACTGTCCGGCGGCAACCAGCAGCGTGTGGTGATCGGTAGATGGCTGCTGCAGGAGCCCCGTCTGCTGATCCTGAACGGCCCCACCGTCGGCGTCGATGTCGGTTCCAAGGCGGGTATCCACCGCACCATCCGTGCCCTGGCCCGCGAGCGCGGTCTCGGCGTGCTGATGATTTCCGACGACCTTCCCGAGCTGGTCGGCAACTGCAACCGCATCCTGGTCATGCATCGCGGCCGGCTGGTCGAGGAGCTGGCCGGGCATGAGCCGCCGCGCCTGCGCGAGCGCCGGCTTTCCGAGCGCCTGAAGGCTTTGACATGA
- a CDS encoding autoinducer 2 ABC transporter substrate-binding protein yields MIKVTRRSFSLMATAGIGGLVAGAGFAQPGFAAAAASAVDAAAVPKDITAKATKKYSIATVVKLDGIAWFDRMRVGVKQFGADNGHDTWMVGPSQADAAAQVGIVETLIAQGVDAICIVPFSVEAVEPVLQKARDRGIIVISHEASNLQATDYDIEAFDNHAYGAKLMENLGQQMGGEGKYIATVGSLTSTSQNEWIDGAVAYQVKNFPKMSQATQRIETNDDAATDYNKLKEILTTYPDLRGILGAPMPTSAGAGRLIAERGLKGKLFFSGTGLVSVAGQYLKDGDIDYIQFWDPAIAGYAMNVLAVMALAKKPIKAGLNLGLKGYEDIKNNDPKRPNVFAGQGWVGVTKANMGEYNF; encoded by the coding sequence ATGATCAAGGTTACACGCCGCAGCTTTTCTCTGATGGCCACCGCCGGCATCGGTGGACTTGTCGCCGGCGCCGGGTTCGCGCAGCCGGGCTTCGCCGCCGCGGCCGCCAGCGCCGTCGATGCGGCCGCGGTGCCCAAGGACATCACCGCGAAGGCTACCAAGAAATACTCGATCGCCACCGTCGTGAAGCTCGATGGCATCGCCTGGTTCGACCGCATGCGCGTGGGCGTGAAGCAGTTCGGCGCCGATAACGGCCACGATACCTGGATGGTCGGCCCGAGCCAGGCCGATGCCGCCGCACAGGTCGGTATCGTCGAGACCCTGATCGCCCAGGGCGTCGATGCGATCTGCATCGTTCCGTTCTCGGTCGAGGCGGTCGAGCCGGTACTGCAGAAGGCGCGCGACCGCGGCATCATCGTTATCTCGCATGAGGCATCGAACCTGCAAGCGACAGACTACGACATCGAGGCGTTCGACAACCACGCCTACGGCGCCAAGCTGATGGAAAATCTCGGCCAGCAGATGGGTGGCGAGGGCAAGTATATCGCTACCGTCGGCAGCCTCACCTCGACGTCGCAGAACGAGTGGATCGATGGCGCCGTGGCCTATCAGGTCAAGAACTTCCCCAAGATGAGCCAGGCGACGCAGCGCATCGAGACCAACGACGACGCCGCCACCGACTACAACAAGCTCAAAGAGATCCTGACCACCTACCCGGACCTGCGCGGCATCCTGGGCGCACCGATGCCGACCTCCGCCGGCGCCGGACGGCTCATTGCCGAGCGCGGCCTGAAGGGGAAACTGTTCTTTTCCGGCACCGGGCTGGTGTCGGTCGCCGGCCAGTATCTCAAGGATGGCGACATCGACTACATCCAGTTCTGGGACCCGGCGATCGCCGGCTATGCGATGAATGTCCTCGCGGTGATGGCGCTGGCCAAGAAGCCGATCAAGGCAGGGCTCAATCTCGGCCTCAAGGGGTACGAAGACATCAAGAACAACGACCCCAAGCGGCCGAACGTTTTCGCCGGGCAGGGCTGGGTCGGGGTCACCAAGGCCAACATGGGCGAGTACAACTTCTAA
- the deoC gene encoding deoxyribose-phosphate aldolase: MTDVISATDLALLIDHTILKPDATQAQVRQFCDEAKAHGFRSVCVNSIHVPLVAEQLRGSTVRVCSVVGFPLGAMPSTVKAIETTEAVAAGAEEIDMVIPVGALKEGLREIVLADIVAVRAACKNQVLKVIIETCLLTDAEKRLACELSVQAGADFVKTSTGFSTSGATIEDVALMRSVVGPSLGVKASGGVRTLEAAHAMIAAGANRIGTSSGIALVTQTAPVAGSY, encoded by the coding sequence ATGACCGATGTGATTTCTGCTACGGATCTCGCACTGCTGATCGACCACACCATCCTGAAGCCGGACGCGACCCAGGCGCAGGTTCGCCAGTTCTGCGACGAGGCCAAGGCGCACGGGTTCCGCTCGGTCTGCGTCAATTCCATCCATGTGCCGCTGGTGGCCGAACAGCTGCGCGGCAGCACCGTGCGCGTGTGCTCGGTGGTCGGCTTCCCGCTCGGCGCCATGCCATCCACGGTCAAGGCGATCGAGACCACCGAGGCGGTCGCCGCGGGTGCTGAGGAAATCGACATGGTCATCCCGGTCGGTGCACTGAAGGAAGGCCTGCGCGAAATAGTGCTGGCCGACATCGTCGCCGTGCGCGCCGCCTGCAAGAACCAGGTGCTCAAGGTCATCATCGAGACCTGCCTGCTGACAGATGCCGAGAAGCGGCTCGCCTGCGAGCTTTCCGTTCAGGCCGGCGCGGATTTCGTGAAGACCTCGACCGGCTTCTCGACCAGCGGGGCGACGATCGAGGACGTCGCGCTGATGCGCTCGGTGGTCGGGCCGTCGCTGGGGGTGAAGGCATCCGGCGGCGTGCGCACGCTCGAGGCGGCCCATGCGATGATCGCCGCCGGCGCCAACCGGATCGGCACCAGTTCGGGTATCGCTTTGGTGACCCAGACCGCGCCGGTTGCCGGCAGCTACTGA
- a CDS encoding DeoR/GlpR family DNA-binding transcription regulator, which produces MIQPPSSNPEPPIPETGAAARRAVRLERLRALASGDGALRLGDAARALDVSTMTLRRDLTEASSGLELLGGYVVVRNGSTASNYTLDAEQDVHIQAKSEAARRAAALVETGDTIFVDCGTTMPHLLAALPAHAEITIVCYALNVANAACRLARAQLFLLGGLFHPASVTFLSEEALRSLQHLNINKAFISAGGLHEVRGASCSNFTEVPVKRAVLERAIRSFLVIDSSKLGQVKPAHFASVQSFESVITEIA; this is translated from the coding sequence ATGATCCAGCCGCCATCTTCGAACCCTGAGCCACCGATACCGGAGACCGGGGCCGCAGCCCGTCGTGCCGTACGACTGGAGCGCCTGCGGGCACTGGCCTCGGGGGACGGCGCACTTCGGCTGGGCGATGCGGCGCGGGCACTCGACGTATCGACGATGACGCTGCGCCGCGATCTCACCGAGGCCTCCAGCGGTCTCGAACTGCTCGGCGGCTATGTCGTGGTCCGGAACGGGTCGACCGCATCGAACTATACGCTGGATGCCGAGCAGGACGTCCATATCCAGGCAAAATCCGAGGCCGCACGGCGGGCGGCTGCTCTGGTCGAGACCGGCGATACGATCTTCGTCGACTGTGGCACGACCATGCCGCATTTGCTGGCGGCACTTCCCGCACATGCCGAGATCACGATCGTCTGCTACGCGCTGAACGTTGCGAACGCAGCGTGTCGTCTTGCGCGGGCGCAGCTGTTCCTGCTGGGCGGGCTGTTCCATCCCGCATCGGTCACCTTCCTGTCGGAGGAGGCGCTACGCAGCCTGCAGCACCTGAACATCAACAAGGCATTCATCTCCGCGGGCGGACTGCACGAAGTGCGTGGCGCAAGCTGCTCGAATTTCACCGAGGTGCCGGTCAAGCGGGCGGTGCTCGAGCGCGCGATCCGATCGTTCCTGGTGATCGACAGCAGCAAGCTCGGCCAGGTGAAGCCGGCGCATTTCGCGTCCGTGCAATCGTTTGAGTCCGTCATTACGGAAATCGCTTAA
- a CDS encoding substrate-binding domain-containing protein produces the protein MKRRALGTAGLGLLALATGLGVASTGAHAKGLLIGFSQATLQSPFYVQLKTGAEAAAKASGDTLIVLDANGDVNKQNNDIQDLITRGVKVLIINPVNPDAVAPALSAASDAHIPVMTVDRAIHGDVATYVGRDNETMGRIVGETMAAHLKPFPGAKIIEIQGDAGGTVMAARRDGFNKAVQAAGFKVVLGPYAEYVRANAVTAMQDLLQSNPDVKAVYAHNDDMALGALQVLRENNRKDVLVAGVDGLSEAVKDIADGNQYVATASNDPIRLGQVTVETAQKVAAGQKVAPFIDAGTVLIDKQSVGKFDTSGLFAHSK, from the coding sequence ATGAAACGGCGCGCTCTCGGAACGGCCGGGCTCGGGCTTCTTGCTCTGGCCACCGGCCTCGGCGTCGCATCCACCGGCGCGCATGCGAAAGGCCTGTTGATCGGCTTCAGCCAGGCGACGTTGCAGTCGCCCTTCTATGTTCAGCTCAAGACCGGTGCGGAAGCCGCTGCCAAGGCCTCCGGCGACACGCTGATCGTGCTGGACGCGAACGGCGACGTGAACAAGCAGAACAACGACATCCAGGACCTGATCACCAGGGGCGTGAAGGTGCTGATCATCAATCCGGTCAATCCGGATGCTGTGGCACCGGCCCTGTCGGCGGCATCGGACGCGCATATCCCGGTGATGACCGTCGATCGTGCGATCCATGGCGACGTCGCGACCTATGTCGGCCGCGACAACGAGACGATGGGACGGATCGTGGGCGAAACGATGGCCGCGCACCTGAAGCCCTTTCCGGGCGCCAAGATCATCGAGATCCAGGGCGATGCCGGTGGCACCGTGATGGCGGCCCGCCGCGACGGCTTCAACAAGGCGGTGCAGGCCGCAGGGTTCAAGGTCGTCCTGGGTCCATACGCGGAGTATGTGCGCGCCAACGCGGTGACCGCGATGCAGGATCTGCTGCAGTCCAATCCGGACGTGAAGGCGGTCTACGCGCATAACGACGACATGGCGCTCGGCGCCCTGCAGGTGTTGCGCGAGAATAATCGCAAGGATGTGCTGGTCGCCGGCGTGGACGGCCTGTCCGAGGCGGTCAAGGACATCGCCGACGGCAACCAGTATGTCGCAACCGCGTCGAACGATCCGATCCGGCTCGGCCAGGTCACGGTCGAGACCGCGCAGAAGGTCGCCGCCGGACAGAAGGTCGCACCGTTCATCGATGCCGGCACGGTTCTGATCGACAAGCAGTCGGTCGGAAAGTTCGACACCAGCGGCCTGTTCGCCCACTCCAAATAA